Proteins from a single region of Chloroflexota bacterium:
- the tsaD gene encoding tRNA (adenosine(37)-N6)-threonylcarbamoyltransferase complex transferase subunit TsaD produces MSILLAIETSCDETAAAIVEDGRFVHSNIVASQVEIHQKYGGVVPELASREHLRAIMPVVTEALIAADVAWEELDGVAVTYGPGLAGALLVGVNFAKALAFSLGIPLIGVNHLEGHVYAAWLSRSRRARRSVEENELRFPLLALVVSGGHTELVLMRGHGDYGLVGATRDDAAGEAFDKVGRILGLPYPGGPSVQLAADQLSRYGLRGRRNMVDLPRAWMQGTYEFSFSGVKTAVLRYMQSRMKEQDLSEPPITAPGGIVSADVPLYVAQVAASFQQSVADVLVAKTVEAAKEFKVQMILVVGGVAANSLLREEITAHAPVPVRIPDISFCTDNAAMIGACGYYRLQQGLVSDMTLDVDPGARLAPPSTAIPSEGYGGSGRRR; encoded by the coding sequence TTGTCGATTCTGCTCGCGATTGAGACTTCGTGTGATGAAACCGCCGCAGCAATCGTGGAAGACGGTCGTTTCGTCCATTCCAACATTGTTGCTTCTCAGGTCGAGATTCATCAGAAGTATGGAGGCGTGGTACCGGAATTAGCCTCGCGGGAGCACTTGAGGGCCATAATGCCGGTTGTAACTGAGGCCCTGATTGCCGCGGATGTGGCGTGGGAAGAGCTGGATGGCGTTGCGGTTACGTATGGGCCAGGCTTGGCGGGCGCGCTTTTGGTTGGAGTCAATTTCGCGAAGGCTCTTGCGTTCTCCTTGGGAATTCCGTTGATTGGCGTCAATCACCTTGAGGGTCATGTCTATGCAGCCTGGCTCTCGCGGTCAAGGCGAGCACGCCGTAGCGTGGAAGAGAATGAGCTACGGTTTCCCTTACTTGCACTGGTGGTGTCCGGCGGGCACACGGAGCTTGTGCTCATGCGCGGACATGGAGACTACGGCCTGGTAGGTGCTACTCGCGATGACGCCGCCGGAGAAGCCTTTGACAAAGTCGGGCGCATTCTAGGCCTGCCCTACCCTGGTGGACCTTCGGTGCAGTTGGCCGCAGACCAACTCTCGCGCTATGGATTGCGGGGCCGGCGCAACATGGTTGATCTGCCCAGAGCATGGATGCAGGGCACGTACGAATTTAGTTTTAGCGGCGTGAAGACTGCCGTCTTGCGGTACATGCAAAGTCGCATGAAAGAACAAGACCTCTCGGAACCGCCAATAACGGCTCCCGGTGGCATTGTGAGCGCGGATGTTCCGCTCTATGTTGCTCAGGTTGCGGCCAGTTTTCAGCAGTCCGTGGCGGATGTCTTGGTTGCCAAGACCGTGGAAGCGGCGAAAGAATTCAAAGTCCAGATGATTCTCGTCGTAGGCGGCGTGGCTGCGAATAGTCTCTTGCGCGAGGAAATTACTGCCCACGCACCGGTCCCAGTACGGATTCCGGACATTTCCTTCTGCACTGACAATGCCGCCATGATAGGTGCATGCGGTTACTATCGGCTCCAGCAAGGACTGGTCTCAGACATGACTCTCGACGTGGACCCGGGAGCACGCCTGGCGCCACCGTCAACGGCCATTCCGTCGGAAGGCTATGGAGGCAGCGGACGCAGACGGTAG